A genomic region of Drosophila simulans strain w501 unplaced genomic scaffold, Prin_Dsim_3.1 Segkk87_quiver_pilon, whole genome shotgun sequence contains the following coding sequences:
- the LOC6740369 gene encoding phenoloxidase-activating factor 2 isoform X4 — protein MNVYTNNFISICAILLIGVSSPAPQQNINAQKNIEEIFNTNSNLPAQKESGIALVITPDPLETISQQSKFSSTSGKTSTCNCVPYYKCDPSTNSVTEDGSFDGFGVIDIRFNDDDPICPASVDVCCDANRTLNKTLNPTPLDQRPNQPRGCGVRNTGGLDFTLSGVSQNEAGFGEFPWTVALLHSGNSSYFCAGSLIHKQVVLTAAHCIESLRTGSFTVRAGEWDTQTMKERLPYQERSVQTVIRHPEFKIRNVAYDFALVILSQPVTLDDHINVICLPQQDDIPQPGNTCFSTGWGKDAFGSLGKYSSLMKRVPLPIVEFNNCQTRLRGTRLGPKFALDRSFICAGGQRGIDTCQGDGGAPLACPIGGTQESRYQQTGIVAWGIGCNDEVPAAYANVALVRGWIDQQMLTNGFGTAVYTA, from the coding sequence ATGAAtgtttatacaaataattttatatcaaTATGTGCAATTTTGTTAATAGGCGTATCTTCACCCGCTCCTCAGCAGAACATTAACGCACAGAAAAATattgaagaaatatttaatactaaTAGTAATCTTCCAGCGCAAAAAGAATCCGGAATCGCATTAGTGATTACCCCCGATCCTCTAGAAACTATAAGTCAACAGTCAAAGTTTAGTTCAACTAGTGGCAAAACTTCAACTTGTAATTGCGTACCATATTATAAATGTGATCCATCAACAAACAGTGTCACTGAAGATGGCTCTTTTGACGGATTTGGTGTTATAGATATTCGTTTTAACGACGATGATCCGATATGCCCGGCATCTGTAGACGTATGTTGTGATGCTAATAGGACGCTTAATAAGACGTTGAATCCGACGCCCTTGGATCAAAGACCAAACCAGCCAAGAGGCTGTGGTGTTCGCAACACAGGTGGACTGGATTTTACTCTGTCCGGAGTATCGCAAAATGAAGCGGGTTTTGGCGAGTTTCCATGGACGGTAGCATTATTGCATTCTGGAAATTCAAGCTATTTCTGTGCTGGATCTCTTATACATAAACAGGTGGTTTTGACCGCTGCGCACTGTATTGAGTCGTTAAGAACAGGATCGTTTACTGTCCGAGCTGGAGAGTGGGACACACAAACAATGAAAGAGCGTCTACCCTATCAGGAAAGATCGGTCCAAACGGTTATAAGGCATccagaatttaaaataagaaacGTAGCTTATGATTTCGCACTTGTAATTCTAAGTCAGCCGGTTACTTTGGATGATCACATTAATGTTATATGTTTACCTCAACAAGATGATATTCCGCAGCCCGGTAACACATGTTTTTCCACCGGCTGGGGAAAAGATGCCTTTGGTTCTTTGGGCAAATATAGCTCTTTAATGAAACGTGTTCCATTGCCCATTGTCGAGTTTAACAATTGTCAGACACGACTTAGAGGCACTCGACTTGGACCAAAGTTTGCATTGGATAGGTCATTCATATGCGCGGGTGGACAGCGTGGCATTGATACCTGTCAAGGGGATGGCGGAGCTCCACTAGCTTGTCCTATTGGAGGTACACAAGAATCTCGATATCAACAGACTGGTATAGTTGCTTGGGGAATCGGATGTAATGATGAAGTTCCAGCAGCTTATGCCAACGTAGCCTTGGTCCGAGGTTGGATTGACCAGCAAATGTTAACCAATGGCTTCGGAACGGCTGTGTACACCGCATGA
- the LOC6740369 gene encoding phenoloxidase-activating factor 2 isoform X1 produces the protein MFFSSDEFRNCRDIFRKLTQMNVYTNNFISICAILLIGVSSPAPQQNINAQKNIEEIFNTNSNLPAQKESGIALVITPDPLETISQQSKFSSTSGKTSTCNCVPYYKCDPSTNSVTEDGSFDGFGVIDIRFNDDDPICPASVDVCCDANRTLNKTLNPTPLDQRPNQPRGCGVRNTGGLDFTLSGVSQNEAGFGEFPWTVALLHSGNSSYFCAGSLIHKQVVLTAAHCIESLRTGSFTVRAGEWDTQTMKERLPYQERSVQTVIRHPEFKIRNVAYDFALVILSQPVTLDDHINVICLPQQDDIPQPGNTCFSTGWGKDAFGSLGKYSSLMKRVPLPIVEFNNCQTRLRGTRLGPKFALDRSFICAGGQRGIDTCQGDGGAPLACPIGGTQESRYQQTGIVAWGIGCNDEVPAAYANVALVRGWIDQQMLTNGFGTAVYTA, from the coding sequence ATGAAtgtttatacaaataattttatatcaaTATGTGCAATTTTGTTAATAGGCGTATCTTCACCCGCTCCTCAGCAGAACATTAACGCACAGAAAAATattgaagaaatatttaatactaaTAGTAATCTTCCAGCGCAAAAAGAATCCGGAATCGCATTAGTGATTACCCCCGATCCTCTAGAAACTATAAGTCAACAGTCAAAGTTTAGTTCAACTAGTGGCAAAACTTCAACTTGTAATTGCGTACCATATTATAAATGTGATCCATCAACAAACAGTGTCACTGAAGATGGCTCTTTTGACGGATTTGGTGTTATAGATATTCGTTTTAACGACGATGATCCGATATGCCCGGCATCTGTAGACGTATGTTGTGATGCTAATAGGACGCTTAATAAGACGTTGAATCCGACGCCCTTGGATCAAAGACCAAACCAGCCAAGAGGCTGTGGTGTTCGCAACACAGGTGGACTGGATTTTACTCTGTCCGGAGTATCGCAAAATGAAGCGGGTTTTGGCGAGTTTCCATGGACGGTAGCATTATTGCATTCTGGAAATTCAAGCTATTTCTGTGCTGGATCTCTTATACATAAACAGGTGGTTTTGACCGCTGCGCACTGTATTGAGTCGTTAAGAACAGGATCGTTTACTGTCCGAGCTGGAGAGTGGGACACACAAACAATGAAAGAGCGTCTACCCTATCAGGAAAGATCGGTCCAAACGGTTATAAGGCATccagaatttaaaataagaaacGTAGCTTATGATTTCGCACTTGTAATTCTAAGTCAGCCGGTTACTTTGGATGATCACATTAATGTTATATGTTTACCTCAACAAGATGATATTCCGCAGCCCGGTAACACATGTTTTTCCACCGGCTGGGGAAAAGATGCCTTTGGTTCTTTGGGCAAATATAGCTCTTTAATGAAACGTGTTCCATTGCCCATTGTCGAGTTTAACAATTGTCAGACACGACTTAGAGGCACTCGACTTGGACCAAAGTTTGCATTGGATAGGTCATTCATATGCGCGGGTGGACAGCGTGGCATTGATACCTGTCAAGGGGATGGCGGAGCTCCACTAGCTTGTCCTATTGGAGGTACACAAGAATCTCGATATCAACAGACTGGTATAGTTGCTTGGGGAATCGGATGTAATGATGAAGTTCCAGCAGCTTATGCCAACGTAGCCTTGGTCCGAGGTTGGATTGACCAGCAAATGTTAACCAATGGCTTCGGAACGGCTGTGTACACCGCATGA
- the LOC6740369 gene encoding phenoloxidase-activating factor 2 isoform X2: MMNVYTNNFISICAILLIGVSSPAPQQNINAQKNIEEIFNTNSNLPAQKESGIALVITPDPLETISQQSKFSSTSGKTSTCNCVPYYKCDPSTNSVTEDGSFDGFGVIDIRFNDDDPICPASVDVCCDANRTLNKTLNPTPLDQRPNQPRGCGVRNTGGLDFTLSGVSQNEAGFGEFPWTVALLHSGNSSYFCAGSLIHKQVVLTAAHCIESLRTGSFTVRAGEWDTQTMKERLPYQERSVQTVIRHPEFKIRNVAYDFALVILSQPVTLDDHINVICLPQQDDIPQPGNTCFSTGWGKDAFGSLGKYSSLMKRVPLPIVEFNNCQTRLRGTRLGPKFALDRSFICAGGQRGIDTCQGDGGAPLACPIGGTQESRYQQTGIVAWGIGCNDEVPAAYANVALVRGWIDQQMLTNGFGTAVYTA; encoded by the coding sequence ATGAAtgtttatacaaataattttatatcaaTATGTGCAATTTTGTTAATAGGCGTATCTTCACCCGCTCCTCAGCAGAACATTAACGCACAGAAAAATattgaagaaatatttaatactaaTAGTAATCTTCCAGCGCAAAAAGAATCCGGAATCGCATTAGTGATTACCCCCGATCCTCTAGAAACTATAAGTCAACAGTCAAAGTTTAGTTCAACTAGTGGCAAAACTTCAACTTGTAATTGCGTACCATATTATAAATGTGATCCATCAACAAACAGTGTCACTGAAGATGGCTCTTTTGACGGATTTGGTGTTATAGATATTCGTTTTAACGACGATGATCCGATATGCCCGGCATCTGTAGACGTATGTTGTGATGCTAATAGGACGCTTAATAAGACGTTGAATCCGACGCCCTTGGATCAAAGACCAAACCAGCCAAGAGGCTGTGGTGTTCGCAACACAGGTGGACTGGATTTTACTCTGTCCGGAGTATCGCAAAATGAAGCGGGTTTTGGCGAGTTTCCATGGACGGTAGCATTATTGCATTCTGGAAATTCAAGCTATTTCTGTGCTGGATCTCTTATACATAAACAGGTGGTTTTGACCGCTGCGCACTGTATTGAGTCGTTAAGAACAGGATCGTTTACTGTCCGAGCTGGAGAGTGGGACACACAAACAATGAAAGAGCGTCTACCCTATCAGGAAAGATCGGTCCAAACGGTTATAAGGCATccagaatttaaaataagaaacGTAGCTTATGATTTCGCACTTGTAATTCTAAGTCAGCCGGTTACTTTGGATGATCACATTAATGTTATATGTTTACCTCAACAAGATGATATTCCGCAGCCCGGTAACACATGTTTTTCCACCGGCTGGGGAAAAGATGCCTTTGGTTCTTTGGGCAAATATAGCTCTTTAATGAAACGTGTTCCATTGCCCATTGTCGAGTTTAACAATTGTCAGACACGACTTAGAGGCACTCGACTTGGACCAAAGTTTGCATTGGATAGGTCATTCATATGCGCGGGTGGACAGCGTGGCATTGATACCTGTCAAGGGGATGGCGGAGCTCCACTAGCTTGTCCTATTGGAGGTACACAAGAATCTCGATATCAACAGACTGGTATAGTTGCTTGGGGAATCGGATGTAATGATGAAGTTCCAGCAGCTTATGCCAACGTAGCCTTGGTCCGAGGTTGGATTGACCAGCAAATGTTAACCAATGGCTTCGGAACGGCTGTGTACACCGCATGA